In Pseudoalteromonas sp. NC201, a single window of DNA contains:
- a CDS encoding serine hydrolase domain-containing protein, translating to MKSLILTLVCFFCISYPKITIAKTPNQQWSQFLKSYSKQVERKLKEKSVPGAALSVVHVEHGSYAEGFGKTKSRQGSVVNEQTRFRLASVSKTFAGSLTAKLASEGYFNIDDRVASYLPQVAKGDYSQLKLYHLLSHSSGLVPNAYDNLIESRMDYPQIVERLLQVKALCQPGECYGYQNVMFSLIGDVIEQATNISYKTWMEEFVFAPLNMHDAGLGYEQMTKNDNFAWPHVRGRKRWHTAKLKPHYYKVLPAAGVNASAADMAQWLKAQLGLYPSVLSPDALSKQSVPYTLTKRELRRRVWRGHVEEAYYGLGWRIYRYDGKLLYYHSGWVQGYRTDVVIIPELGIGFSLLLNAESGIINQLTNDFIVDALALEKKLLPQVSEQEIKKVKAEEASLLQEIATSSGENVADNKG from the coding sequence ATGAAGTCGCTAATTCTCACATTAGTTTGTTTTTTTTGCATTAGTTATCCAAAAATAACGATTGCAAAAACCCCAAACCAGCAATGGTCACAATTTTTAAAGAGCTATTCTAAGCAAGTCGAGCGCAAACTAAAAGAAAAATCGGTGCCCGGTGCTGCTTTATCCGTCGTGCATGTCGAGCACGGCAGCTACGCAGAAGGTTTTGGCAAGACAAAAAGTCGACAAGGAAGTGTGGTCAACGAACAAACTCGCTTTCGCTTGGCATCGGTTTCAAAAACGTTTGCAGGAAGTCTAACGGCTAAATTAGCGAGCGAAGGGTATTTTAATATTGACGATCGAGTGGCCAGCTACTTGCCGCAAGTCGCCAAAGGTGATTATAGCCAACTTAAGCTCTATCATTTGTTAAGTCACTCGAGTGGCTTAGTGCCCAATGCCTACGATAATTTAATCGAGTCTCGCATGGACTACCCACAAATTGTTGAGCGCTTACTGCAAGTCAAAGCGTTATGTCAGCCCGGTGAGTGTTATGGTTATCAAAATGTCATGTTTAGCTTGATTGGAGATGTTATCGAGCAGGCGACGAATATCAGTTACAAAACTTGGATGGAAGAGTTTGTTTTCGCGCCACTTAATATGCATGACGCCGGCCTTGGCTACGAGCAAATGACAAAAAATGATAATTTTGCATGGCCGCATGTCAGAGGGCGAAAGCGTTGGCATACCGCTAAATTAAAGCCGCATTACTATAAAGTACTCCCCGCAGCTGGTGTAAACGCTAGTGCTGCTGATATGGCGCAGTGGTTAAAAGCACAATTAGGTCTGTATCCAAGTGTCCTATCACCGGATGCTCTGAGTAAGCAATCAGTGCCGTATACGTTGACGAAACGAGAGCTACGCAGACGCGTTTGGCGTGGTCATGTAGAAGAAGCCTATTATGGACTTGGCTGGCGAATTTATCGTTACGATGGCAAATTGCTCTATTATCATAGTGGCTGGGTGCAAGGTTATCGTACCGATGTGGTGATTATTCCAGAGCTTGGTATTGGGTTTAGCCTACTGTTAAATGCAGAGAGTGGCATTATTAATCAGTTAACAAACGACTTTATTGTTGACGCATTGGCGCTTGAGAAGAAATTACTGCCTCAGGTGAGTGAGCAGGAAATTAAGAAAGTAAAAGCAGAAGAAGCGAGTTTATTACAAGAGATTGCGACGTCTTCTGGTGAAAACGTCGCAGACAACAAAGGTTAG
- the rlmE gene encoding 23S rRNA (uridine(2552)-2'-O)-methyltransferase RlmE: MANKKHSASSKRWLKEHVEDPYVHEAQKRGYRSRAVFKLEEVQQKDKLIRKGMTVVDLGAAPGSWSQYLAEQVDIGGQVIACDILPMDSLAGVDFLQGDFREEAVLNALLDRINGKNVDVVFSDMAPNMSGNMSTDQSGSMYLVELALDMCHQVLKPNGAFAVKVFQGEGFDQFVQEVRNCFKVVKIRKPKASRPRSREVYVVATGYKL, encoded by the coding sequence ATGGCAAATAAAAAACATTCCGCCAGTTCGAAACGTTGGTTAAAAGAACACGTAGAAGACCCGTATGTGCATGAAGCCCAAAAACGTGGCTATCGTTCACGAGCGGTTTTTAAGCTGGAAGAAGTCCAGCAAAAGGATAAATTGATTCGTAAAGGAATGACGGTAGTTGATTTAGGGGCTGCTCCGGGGAGCTGGTCGCAGTATCTCGCAGAGCAGGTAGATATTGGCGGACAAGTTATTGCTTGTGATATCTTACCGATGGACTCATTAGCGGGTGTCGATTTCCTTCAGGGAGACTTCAGAGAAGAAGCGGTATTAAATGCATTATTGGATAGAATAAACGGCAAGAATGTTGATGTAGTTTTTTCTGATATGGCACCAAATATGAGCGGAAATATGTCAACCGATCAATCTGGCAGTATGTATCTGGTCGAGCTAGCATTAGATATGTGCCATCAAGTGCTAAAACCCAACGGTGCATTTGCGGTTAAAGTTTTCCAAGGAGAAGGCTTTGATCAATTTGTACAAGAGGTACGTAATTGTTTTAAGGTCGTAAAGATCCGTAAACCAAAAGCGTCTCGTCCTCGTTCACGCGAAGTATATGTAGTGGCGACGGGCTACAAACTGTAG
- a CDS encoding response regulator: MEQYGTILLVEDDTSLAQWVAEYLDNQGYKTHCCYRGDEVVERVKSLDPDLVLLDLMLPGKDGISVCRDLRQFYSKPVIMLTAKDEEMDEVIGLEVGASDYVIKPVRPRALLARIKANVRAAQEKPQDHQAANHELVVGHLCIDTQARKVSVAGQEVIVSSAEYLLLQFLASHAGEVVSRDAVFKATKGREYDGLDRSVDVLISALRKKFNDDPQNPEKIKTVWGKGYLLVPSAW; this comes from the coding sequence ATGGAGCAATACGGCACAATCTTATTGGTTGAAGATGACACTTCATTAGCGCAATGGGTCGCTGAATATCTTGATAATCAAGGTTACAAAACACATTGCTGCTACCGCGGTGATGAAGTCGTTGAACGTGTTAAGTCACTAGACCCCGACCTTGTTTTACTTGACCTTATGCTCCCCGGTAAGGACGGTATCAGCGTATGCCGTGACTTACGTCAGTTTTATAGCAAGCCTGTTATTATGCTCACAGCCAAAGATGAAGAAATGGATGAAGTCATCGGTTTGGAAGTTGGCGCTAGCGATTATGTAATCAAGCCTGTGCGTCCTCGCGCCTTACTCGCTCGTATAAAAGCGAATGTTCGCGCTGCACAAGAAAAACCACAAGATCATCAAGCTGCCAATCACGAACTCGTGGTGGGACATTTATGTATCGACACTCAAGCTCGCAAAGTCAGTGTTGCAGGTCAAGAAGTCATCGTCTCTAGTGCCGAATACCTACTACTGCAATTTTTAGCCAGTCACGCTGGTGAAGTTGTCTCTCGCGATGCGGTTTTTAAAGCGACAAAAGGGAGAGAATATGACGGCCTCGACAGAAGCGTCGATGTGCTCATTTCTGCCCTACGTAAAAAGTTTAATGATGATCCTCAAAACCCAGAAAAAATTAAAACGGTGTGGGGTAAAGGGTATCTACTCGTACCATCAGCTTGGTAA
- the ftsH gene encoding ATP-dependent zinc metalloprotease FtsH produces the protein MAKNLILWLVIAVVLMTVFQSFNGGEQYDRQTSYTQFVKDVRNGSVREVSIDRQTGVISGVRSSGDRFQTVIPLTDLDLVNDLLKNDVNIKGVAPEEQSFLANIFISWFPMLLLIGVWIFFMRQMQGGGGKGAMSFGKSKARLMSEDQVKTTFADVAGCDEAKEDVTELVDFLRDPSKFQKLGGSIPKGVLMVGPPGTGKTLLAKAVAGEAKVPFFTISGSDFVEMFVGVGASRVRDMFEQAKKAAPCIIFIDEIDAVGRKRGAGMGGGHDEREQTLNQMLVEMDGFEGNEGIIVIAATNRPDVLDPALLRPGRFDRQVVVGLPDIRGREQILNVHMRKVPLDDNVEASVIARGTPGFSGADLANLVNEAALFAARGNKRKVSMAEFDAAKDKIMMGAERKSMVMSEQEKEMTAYHEAGHAIVGRLVPEHDPVYKVSIIPRGRALGVTMYLPEQDRVSHSKQHLESMLSSLYGGRIAEALIYGDDKVTTGASNDIERATDIAKKMVTQWGLSPKLGPQMYLEEQGEMYMGGGSHRMSGMSDETAKLIDAEIKDFIDRNYQRAEQILKDNMDILHTMKDALMKYETIDALQIDDLMERRDVRPPRDAHDIKPEKKAESAKVTEIKPEPKAEKPAEEQSNDTSSNSELDDKS, from the coding sequence ATGGCTAAAAATCTAATACTCTGGTTAGTGATTGCAGTAGTGCTAATGACTGTGTTCCAGAGCTTTAACGGTGGCGAACAATATGATCGCCAAACGAGTTACACACAATTTGTAAAGGATGTGCGCAATGGCTCTGTAAGAGAAGTCAGTATTGATCGTCAAACTGGCGTAATTAGCGGCGTTCGTTCAAGTGGCGATCGTTTTCAAACAGTAATTCCATTAACTGATTTGGATTTGGTTAATGACTTACTTAAGAACGACGTAAACATCAAAGGCGTTGCACCTGAAGAGCAATCTTTCCTTGCAAACATCTTTATTTCTTGGTTCCCAATGCTTTTGCTTATTGGGGTATGGATTTTCTTCATGCGTCAAATGCAAGGCGGTGGCGGCAAAGGCGCAATGTCGTTTGGTAAAAGTAAAGCTCGATTAATGAGCGAAGACCAAGTTAAGACAACATTTGCAGACGTCGCTGGTTGTGACGAAGCGAAAGAAGATGTTACTGAGCTAGTCGACTTTTTGCGTGACCCGTCAAAGTTCCAAAAGTTGGGCGGTAGCATTCCGAAAGGCGTGTTGATGGTTGGTCCTCCAGGTACGGGTAAAACCTTACTTGCTAAAGCCGTTGCTGGTGAAGCAAAAGTACCATTCTTTACCATTTCCGGTTCTGACTTCGTAGAAATGTTTGTTGGTGTTGGTGCATCTCGTGTTCGTGACATGTTTGAACAGGCAAAGAAAGCTGCGCCTTGTATCATCTTTATCGATGAAATCGACGCGGTAGGCCGTAAACGTGGCGCAGGTATGGGCGGTGGTCACGACGAGCGTGAGCAAACACTTAACCAAATGCTTGTAGAAATGGATGGCTTTGAGGGTAACGAAGGTATTATCGTTATTGCTGCTACTAACCGTCCTGATGTACTAGACCCTGCATTATTACGTCCTGGTCGTTTCGATCGCCAAGTCGTGGTTGGTCTTCCAGATATTCGTGGCCGTGAACAAATCTTAAACGTTCACATGCGTAAAGTGCCTTTAGACGATAATGTTGAAGCGTCTGTGATTGCACGTGGTACGCCGGGCTTTTCTGGTGCTGACTTAGCTAACCTTGTGAATGAAGCTGCACTGTTTGCCGCTCGTGGCAACAAGCGTAAGGTAAGTATGGCGGAATTTGACGCCGCGAAAGATAAAATCATGATGGGTGCTGAGCGTAAGTCCATGGTGATGAGCGAGCAAGAGAAAGAAATGACGGCTTATCACGAAGCTGGTCACGCGATTGTTGGTCGTTTAGTGCCTGAGCATGATCCAGTATATAAAGTGTCGATTATTCCACGTGGTCGCGCATTAGGTGTAACAATGTACTTACCGGAGCAAGACCGTGTAAGTCACTCTAAGCAACACCTAGAATCTATGCTTTCGAGTTTATACGGTGGTCGTATCGCTGAAGCGCTGATTTACGGTGATGACAAAGTAACGACAGGCGCGAGCAATGATATTGAGCGCGCAACCGATATTGCTAAGAAAATGGTTACTCAGTGGGGCTTAAGTCCGAAACTTGGTCCACAGATGTACTTAGAAGAGCAAGGCGAGATGTACATGGGTGGTGGTTCTCACCGCATGTCAGGTATGTCAGATGAAACCGCTAAGCTTATTGATGCTGAAATTAAAGATTTCATCGATCGCAACTACCAACGTGCGGAGCAAATCCTAAAAGATAATATGGATATTCTTCACACGATGAAAGATGCGTTGATGAAATACGAAACGATTGATGCATTGCAGATTGATGATCTAATGGAGCGTCGTGATGTTCGTCCACCAAGGGATGCCCATGACATTAAGCCAGAGAAAAAAGCAGAATCTGCGAAAGTAACAGAAATAAAACCTGAGCCTAAAGCTGAAAAACCAGCAGAAGAGCAGTCAAACGACACATCATCAAACTCAGAGCTTGATGACAAATCGTAA
- the yhbY gene encoding ribosome assembly RNA-binding protein YhbY yields the protein MTLSNKQKQFLKGLAHSLNPVVLLGANGLTEGVMAEIEQNLNIHELIKVKVPTNDRETKKLIFEAIVRETNAHKVQTIGHIIVLYRQSEDKKIQLPRN from the coding sequence ATGACCTTATCAAATAAACAAAAGCAGTTCCTAAAAGGGCTAGCTCATTCTTTAAACCCAGTTGTTCTTCTAGGCGCAAACGGCCTGACCGAAGGCGTCATGGCTGAAATTGAGCAAAACCTGAACATTCACGAACTTATCAAGGTAAAAGTACCAACCAATGATCGTGAAACTAAGAAACTGATTTTTGAAGCAATTGTTCGTGAAACAAATGCACATAAAGTACAAACCATTGGCCATATCATTGTGTTGTACCGCCAAAGCGAAGACAAAAAGATCCAGTTACCTCGTAACTAA